One genomic window of Stigmatella ashevillena includes the following:
- a CDS encoding aspartate kinase translates to MALIVQKYGGTSVGDTERMKNVAKRCIAAQKEGHDVVVVVSAMSGETNRLLKLVSQITDRPNEREQDVVVATGEQVSIGLVALAIQAQKRKAVSFLGHQVRITTDSTFSKARIKSIDAERILDALKKKNIVVVAGFQGQDEHGNVTTLGRGGSDTTAVALAAALKADACEIYTDVDGVYTTDPNMVPQARKLDRISYEEMLELASVGAKVLQIRSVEFAMKYKVPLWVKSSFTDDPGTLVCEEDAAMEDVLVSGIAYDKNESKIAIRGVPDVPGVAAKIFGALDEQSIVVDLIVQNVSKDGRTDVTFTVGKADLAKTKDVVKKVAKAVKAEGVETDDHVSKVSIVGVGMRNHSGVAAKMFKVLAGAGVNVQMISTSEIKVSCVIHSNYTELAVRSLHTAFGLDTPEPGTVAEVVSIKG, encoded by the coding sequence TTGGCACTTATCGTCCAGAAGTACGGTGGGACCTCGGTGGGCGACACCGAGCGCATGAAGAACGTGGCGAAGCGTTGCATCGCCGCCCAGAAAGAGGGACATGACGTGGTGGTGGTGGTCTCCGCGATGTCGGGAGAGACCAACCGGCTGCTCAAGCTCGTCTCCCAGATCACCGATCGGCCCAACGAGCGCGAGCAGGACGTCGTGGTGGCCACCGGGGAGCAGGTCTCCATCGGGCTGGTGGCGCTGGCCATCCAGGCGCAGAAGCGCAAGGCGGTGAGCTTCCTGGGGCACCAGGTCCGCATCACCACCGACAGCACCTTCTCCAAGGCCCGCATCAAGAGCATCGACGCGGAGCGCATCCTCGACGCGCTGAAGAAGAAGAACATTGTCGTCGTGGCGGGCTTCCAGGGCCAGGACGAGCACGGCAACGTCACCACGTTGGGCCGCGGGGGGTCGGACACCACGGCGGTGGCCCTGGCCGCCGCGCTCAAGGCGGATGCCTGTGAGATCTACACGGACGTGGATGGCGTCTACACCACCGACCCCAACATGGTCCCCCAGGCGCGCAAGCTCGATCGCATCTCCTATGAGGAGATGCTGGAGCTGGCGAGCGTGGGCGCCAAGGTGCTGCAGATCCGTTCGGTCGAGTTCGCGATGAAGTACAAGGTGCCGCTCTGGGTGAAGTCCTCGTTTACGGACGATCCCGGCACGCTGGTGTGTGAGGAGGACGCTGCGATGGAAGACGTGCTGGTCAGTGGAATCGCCTACGACAAGAACGAGTCGAAGATCGCCATCCGAGGGGTGCCGGACGTTCCCGGCGTGGCGGCGAAGATCTTCGGGGCGCTCGATGAGCAGAGCATCGTCGTGGATCTCATCGTCCAGAATGTCTCCAAGGATGGCCGCACGGACGTGACGTTCACCGTGGGCAAGGCGGACCTCGCCAAGACCAAGGACGTGGTGAAGAAGGTGGCCAAGGCCGTCAAGGCCGAGGGCGTGGAGACCGATGACCATGTCTCCAAGGTGTCCATCGTGGGCGTGGGAATGCGCAACCACTCCGGCGTGGCGGCGAAGATGTTCAAGGTGCTCGCCGGCGCCGGCGTCAACGTGCAGATGATCTCCACCTCGGAGATCAAAGTGTCCTGCGTCATCCACTCCAACTACACGGAGCTGGCGGTCCGCTCGCTGCATACCGCGTTCGGCCTGGACACGCCCGAGCCGGGGACTGTGGCCGAGGTTGTCTCCATCAAGGGATGA
- a CDS encoding ComEA family DNA-binding protein, producing the protein MIVNRTGSLAAATLGLMVLGGLARWTWPSPSPALDCEPASVRMAGGIARCGEGTAPTGAQAVALGLKLDLNAASEEELAQLSGVGRSLARKLVEAREAQGRFASWEEVDAVSGVGPGKLETLRATTELRETPPPGGVW; encoded by the coding sequence ATGATCGTGAACCGCACGGGCTCTCTCGCCGCCGCCACGTTGGGGCTGATGGTGTTGGGCGGGCTGGCGCGGTGGACATGGCCGAGCCCCTCGCCCGCGCTGGACTGCGAGCCCGCATCGGTTCGCATGGCGGGGGGCATTGCCCGCTGCGGTGAGGGCACCGCCCCCACGGGCGCCCAGGCTGTGGCGTTGGGCTTGAAGTTGGATCTCAATGCGGCCTCGGAGGAGGAGCTGGCCCAGCTTTCGGGCGTCGGGCGCTCGCTGGCACGAAAGCTGGTGGAGGCGCGTGAAGCCCAGGGCCGTTTCGCGAGCTGGGAGGAGGTAGACGCCGTTTCGGGCGTCGGTCCTGGCAAGCTGGAGACCCTCCGGGCGACCACGGAGCTA